The following DNA comes from Crateriforma spongiae.
GGAAAAGCTTACCGATCGAAAGCGGCGATCGGTCGTGGAAGCTGCGGTGAAGGAGTTTCAGCGGCGGGGGTTCGACAACACCAGCATGGACCAGATCGCCGCCACCGCCGGGGTGTCCAAGCGGACGGTGTACAACCATTTCGCCGGCAAAGAAGATTTGTTCGCGGTCATCATCGAGCGAATCGCCGAGCTTGCCGATGTGATTCCCGAGTTTGAGTTCGAGTCAAAGAAGTCGGCCGAATCGCAATTGCGGGCCATCGGCGACAACATCTTTGCCGCGATCGGGGAACCCGAATTTCAAGATCTGGCGCGGGTGGTGCTATCCCGGCTGATCAACGCCCCGCATGCCAGCGGCGCGTTGGAGGAAACGACCAACGCGATCACGATGCAGGTGACGCAGTGGTTCGCCGATGCAAAGAACGCTGGGATGTTGAACGTCCCGCGTCCGAAAGTGGCCAGTTCGCAGTTCATCGGAATGCTGATGGAATACGAATTCTGGCCAAGGCTGATCGGCGTCACCAAACAGGTGCATCAAGTCAGTCCGAAGACGTATGTTCGGGACTGCGCGCGAGTGATCGTCAATGCCTACGCGCCGAAACCTTAATCATCGTCGCGGTTTCAGCGTGATTGGATCCAACGCAGCAGCGTTCGGACCATCGCGCCGGTCGCGCCGGCATCGCGATGGGGCAGCGGCGAATCGGCAAACGCCGGGCCGGCGATGTCCATGTGAACCCACGGGGTATCGCCGACAAACTGTTCCAACAGTTTGGCCGCCGTAATGGCACCGCCCCAGCGTCCTTCGCCGACATTCTTGATGTCCGCGACTTTGCTTTTGATCTTCTCGTCGTACAGCGAAAACATGGGCAATTGCCAAGCGGGTTCGCCTTCGGCATCCGCCGCGGCACGAACTTCGCCGCACAGGTCATCCCGGTTGCTCATCAGACCGGTGACTTCGCGCCCCAGTGCGACCATGCAGGCACCGGTCAGGGTCGCCAGATCGACCATCGCTTGTGGTTGATGTCCGACTGCCACGTCCAAGGTGTCAGCCAACACGACACGACCTTCGGCATCGGTGTTCAGGATTTCAATGGTCGTGCCTTGCCGCGTTTCGACCACGTCACCCAGTTTGTAACTGGACCCGCTGACCATGTTTTCGGCCAACCCACAAAACCCGATGACGTTCCGCGGGATCTTCAGTTGGGCCACCGCTCGCATCACGCTGGCAACCGTGGCCGCACCGGCCATGTCGCACTTCATGTCGACCATGCCTTCGCTGGGTTTCAGCGACAAACCGCCGCTGTCAAACGTGACGCCTTTGCCGACCAGGGCGATCGGCGCCTCATTGGGATCCGCGGCCCCGTTATGTCGAAGAATGACCAGTCGCGGTCGGCGTGCGGAACCCTGGCCGACGGCCAAGATCGCGCGACAGCCTTCGGATTCCAAACGGTGTTCGTCCCAAACTTCGACCTCAAGCCCGACCTCGTTGCCGAACTTTTGTGCCCGAGCGGCGAAGCTTTCGGGATACAGAATACCTGCCGGTTCGTTGACTAAACGTCGGCACCGATTGACGGCGTCCCCGATGATCTTGCCCGTGGTCACCTGTTGTTGGCCCGTACCCAAAAAGTCGATTTGTGTCGGGGCATAGAACTGGGGTGGGTCACCCTGCTGATAGATGCCCTGCGTTTCACACCCGGCCAAAGCACCGGCGACGACGGCATCCGCGTTATCGGAGCCCGCCAAGCTTGCGGCGTCGATCACCACACGTTGACGCTGACGTTTGGTCAGTTTGCGGATCGCCGTCGCGGCCAGATCGAATCCATCGGAACGCTGTTGCTTGGCACCCGTTCCGATGGTCATGATCAGCGGCACATCGGCATCGCCGGTGGTGACCATGAACACTTCGCCGCACTTGCCGCTGATTTCACCTCGCCGGATCCAGTCGTCGATCAGCTTCCGCTGCATTGCCGAAATGCCAGGCATTTCCGGCATGGCATCAGTGCCCGATGCGACGCCGACGACCAGACAATCGCATCGACTATCAAGGTCGGAAACGGCGTTCAACTTGGGCGTGGGCAACGGAAGGCTGTTGGGCATAGGACCGGCAGGGGCGTCAAAGGCAAGCGGCGTCGGCAAAGTTGCACGGTGAAACGGATCCGGGCATCGCCACGGGGGCACCGACGCGTTAGTGTAGCGCCGCGGTAACGGTTATCACAGCCAGCTCCCCTGATTAAATCCGCCAGTTGACGGCTCGGGTGAAAGGCAAAAAGGGGGCGATCGACAGTACGTGCAAGAGATTCCCGATCGTGAAGCATCGAAGTACCCGTGACGTTGTTGACGACCTTCGTGCCGGCGGTCGGTTGATCGAGATCGACGATCCAGTGGATCCCCACTTGGAAGCCGCGGAGATCCAACGCCGCGTCTATGCCAACGGCGGTCCCGCGGTCCTGTTCCATCACTTGACTGGGACTCCGTTTCCTGCGGTATCGAATCTGTTCGGTTCCTTGGACCAGGCACGCTATCTGTTTCGTAGCACACTGGAATCGGTACGCCGTCTGATCGAGATGAAGGTGGATCCGTCCGCATTGCCCAAGCGGCCGCTACGCTACGCCGGAGTTCCCGTGACGGCTGTGCGGATGTTGCCTCGAAAGGTCCGCCGTGGCGCGGTGATGGGACATCAGACGGCGTTGTCCAAGTTGCCGCCGATCAAGTGCTGGCCCGATGACGGTGGTGCCTTTGTGACGCTGCCACAGGTCCTGAGCAGTGATCCGGATCAACCGAATCATCTGATGAAGATCAATCTGGGAATGTATCGGGTCCAGCTGGATGGCAACGACTACGAAACGGATCGCGAAACCGGATTGCACTATCAGATCCATCGCGGCATCGGCGTGCACCATCGCCGTGCGCTCGACCTGGGCCAACCTTTAAAGGTGGTGATCACCGTTGGCGGCAGTCCGGCGATGTCTTTGGCGGCGGTGATGCCATTGCCAGAAGGATTGACGGAACTGACGTTTGCCGGGGCGCTTGCCGGTCGCCGGATTCGCATGATCGTCGGTGATCACGCACCGGTTTATGCCGATGCCGATTTTGCGATTGTGGGAACGATCGATCCCGGTCGCACCAAACCCGAAGGCCCCTTTGGAGATCACTTGGGCTATTACAGTTTGCGGCACGATTACCCGGTGCTTCGTGTCCAGCATGTCTGGCACCGCGACGACGCTATCTGGCCTTTCACCGTGGTGGGGCGTCCGCCACAGGAAGACACCACGTTCGGTCAGCTCATTCACGAACTGACCGATCCGATCATCCCCACGGTCATCCCGGGGGTGAAGGCGGTTCACGCGGTCGATGCGGCCGGCGTTCATCCGCTGTTGTTGGCCATCGGCAGCGAACGATACATGCCATACATGGAACGAAGCGAGCCCCAGGAATTGCTGACCCAGGCGAATGCCATTTTGGGCAATGGTCAGTTGTCGCTGGCGAAATATTTGTGGATCACCGATGATCCCGATCAGACGTTGAAGATTCACGATATCGCATCGTTCATGAATCATCTGTTGTGCCGGGTTGATTGGCGTCGCGACTTGCACTTCCAAACCAAGACCACGATCGACACGCTGGACTACAGCGGTCATGGATTCAATCAAGGATCCAAAGTCGTTGTGGCTGCGACGGGGGCTCCGGTGCGAACGCTTGGAACGGAGGTGCCCGCGGATTTGAAACTACCTGATGGTTTTTCTGGTCCTAGGGTTGTGATACCGGGCGTGCTGGCGATTTGCGGGCCGCGACATGGTGTGGACTCGGCGGCCAATGATCTGCGGCGGCTGTGCGAAAGTTTGGCCGGCGGCCCAGGCGGACAGCCCGACGAATCGCTGCGTGCTTGGCCGCTGATCACCGTCGTCGACGATTCGGAATTCGCCGCCAAGACGATCGACAACTGGCTATGGCTGACGTTCACCCGCAGCAATCCCGCGGTCGACATCGCAGGGGTCGGTGCCGCAATCGTTCAAAAGCATTGGGGGTGCGTGGGGCCATTGGTGATCGATGCGCGAAGCAAAGACTTTCACGCACCGCCGCTGATCGAAGATCCCCAGGTGACGGCCAAGGTGGACGCGCGGGCCGCACGTGGCGGACCGCTGGCACGTTACTTGTGATCGGCATCGTCTTGGGCGTTGACGAATCGCGAATGACTATTTTGCGGTGGGCTTCTTGCGTTTGCTTCCAGAGGATCGCTGATTGGCGGGCAACCGAAGTCCGGTATCGCGATCAAATCCGTCTGGAGTCAGACCTTCGGCGTTGCCGTCAAAATTGTCGGCGGTCAGGTCGGCAAAGGCGTCCAACGCCGAGCGCAATGATTGCTGCACCGATTCGTTGGCCGGGCGGTCGTACAGGTTATCCAAGCAATGCGGATCGGCGGCGACGTCGTACAGGGCAAAGCGGGGTCGTGGCACCATGAAAACGTCGGTGGGCGGTCCTGTTAGGCGACCTTCGTCTCGCAGTCGTTGCATTTCCTGGTACGTAGCACTGCGAACCCCATCGGCCGGCGGTGTCGCGGGCAACTCGGGCAGGTCGTTTCGGATCATCAGGTGGTCCTGCGTGATCACGGCTCGTTCACGTGCCCGATAATCGTGCCAGTTGTGTTCGGCGAACGCAAAGCGACGGACCGTTGCATCGGAGTCGTTTAGGATTGGGCGGATTGATACGCCTTGAAAGGTTGGCGGTCGGTCGACACCGGCCAAATCCACCATGGTTGCGACCAGATCGATCACACTGACAAGACTTTGGGTCGATCCCGTGGCCTTCAATCCGGCCGGCCAGTGGACCACGAGCGGCGTCCGTACGCCGTCGACGTTGACGCGCGTCTTGCAGTGTGGGAACGGCCGGCCGTTATCGCTGATGACAAACACCACGGTGTTTTCCAGCACGCCTTGCCGGTCCAGGGTTTCGACCACCTTGCCGATGTACTGGTCGAAACGGCTGATCTCGTCGTAGTACAACGCGATGTCTTCGCGAACGGCCGGGGTGTCGGGGAAAATTGCGGGAACGCGAACGTCGGCCGGATCGTGCGGTGGATCCACGGCACCGGGCTGGTACCCGCGGTGTGGGTCGCTACTGGCCAACCACGCAAAGAAGGGCTGATCCGCCGGACGATCGGTGACCGCTTCGACCCAGCGACCGTTGTTGCCGGGCCCACCATTGGTATCCAAGACACGATCAAACTGCGATTTGGCGTCGTTTCCCAGGTGCCACTTTCCGGCGGCGACGGTGTGATAGCCGGCTTCCCGAAGCGGCGTCGTGACCATGACCTGATCGGCCGGCAAAGGAAGGTGAAGCTCGCCCGCGCCGGTCGAATGTGGGTATCGGCTGGTCAGAATGGAACAACGACTGGGGCTGCACGACGAACACGTCAAATAGGCGCGGTCGAACCGCAGCCCATTCTCGGCCAGCGCATCGATATTGGGCGTTCGGATCGTTTCGTTGCCGTAGGTACCGAAATCGTCCCAGGCGGCATCATCGGCGATGAAGACCACAAAGTTTGGCGATGAGGCGTCTTGTGCCTGTGTCGTTGTCGGACTGGGCCAAGGCAATCCGGTGGGTAAAGACAACAATACAAGTGCGGACAAGCAAACCTTGGGGCGCAAGATCATGGCAAGAATTGATCGATGGAGGTGGGGCGTGGAAGGCGGGGGCGAAGTCGACGAGTACGGGCGCCGGTCGAAAGCAATGTCGACACAGAAGCCCGACGGATGATCGCGTCGCGGATGACTCGTGAAGATAACAGACCAGCCGTCGGGATGGGGAAATCCCATCAAATGCAATCCCGGCACTCGCAGGGGGGATCAGGGCAGCGTGATGCGTTTGGCTGCCGCCGCAGCGGTTGCACCGGGATACAAATAGGCCGCGATGGTCACATTGCCCATGCCGTCATTGGTCACCACGGCGAAAGCACCCGGGATCATTGCGGTTGGATCGACCACGTTTCCCGCAAAGGCGGTGTCTTGGTGCACAAAAGCTTCGGCACGGGCAATCAGGCCGGCGGCGGTTTGGCGAGCCTGGGCCGCCGTACGCAGGCTGTTGATGCGCTGGCGTTGATGGGTGCCGGCACGCAGGATGGCAATCGCGCTGATCGATAGAACAGCCGCGGCCAAGGTGCACAGCAAAACCGCACCGCCCTGGCGATGACGGTGGCGAAGTGTCGATTGTGGGCGTTGCGCAGACATGTTGTGGATCCTAGAGGGCGACCGTCATAGCGGCTGACTTGGTAACCCGAGTCGCCGGATCGCGAATGTCCAGTTGCAATTCCAGCCCCACGACCGGATTGCCCGTCGCGGTCGATTTCAATTCGGTCGCACGAAACGCGCTGGCCGATTCCGCCAGTACCGTGGTGGCGATGCCATCGTCCATGACCAGTTGGCTGCGATTGATGCGAACCAACGCGGTGCGGCCGGCCAGGGTCGTGATCCGCAAGGCACGTCCCCCGGAAACCACTTGAGTGTGTGGATTCATACGGATTTGATCCGCCAACCATCGCAGCGAACGTCGCCCCTGACTTTCGATGCTTCCGTCACCTTGGGCACGGGCGATTGCCTGAGAACTTGATCGCATCACGCCGGCGATCGGGACCATCATCACGGCCACAATCATGGTGCACGCGATCACTTCCAGGATGCTGATGCCGGCACGAGTTCGGCGGACAGGTCTCCTCGGCGGGCAGGCCTTTGCACGGTCCGGCGTTATCTCGCGAGGCACTGCTTTGCGTGTCGTCATGGCGCGGCCCTTTGCGTTCGCAAGGATTCGGCCGGTTCATCCATGTCGTAGCGCCGATTGTTGTTGACGTCTCGCCACACCAGGGCATCGATGGTGATCACTTCCATTCCCGCGGGCAACGTCGTATCAGCGGCGGTTGTCAAAGTTGCACGCAGGGGCGGACCGTCCGTTGCGGTCAAGCTAAGGTTTTGGACCACAGGGCGACTGCGCCGGAATGTCGAATCGAAGACCGAAGGATCGGTCAGGCGGATTTTGGTTTGTTCCAGCAACTGTTCGGCTTCGTGAAGCATCGTTTCGCGAAGCGACGATCTCCGGTGCAGGCTTTCGTTCTGCTGAAGCATTTTGACCGAAGGGATCAAGACCACCGCCAGCAACATGCTGCCCGCGGCGACATCGATCAGCGTGGCCCCACGACGATGATTGCGACGACATCGAATCATTGGATCGTTCCTGAAACGGCGGTGATGCGGACTTCATCGGTGACGGTGCCGTCACTGAGACGCAGTTGGACGTCGCGATCGGCCGAACCGGTCGGATAGAAGGTCACATTGTTTCGTGTCGGACGCAGGCTGGCGGTTGACTGCAAGGCGATCGTCCATTGTTTGGCCGGTCCCATCGGTCCAGCGGCTTGGTCAATCTGCCATTGGTCGTTGCGTGTATCCATAGTCACCCGAACATCGGCTTGTTGTTCGATCGCGGTGTTGCGAATCGTGCGCAGGGCCTGACGCAATTGTTCGGCGTCGCCGCGAACGTTTCGTCGGGCGTACCACTGTCCGTCCAGTTGTGTCATCCCGATCAAGGCAACACCGCTGATGACGATCAAGATCATGGTGACTTCGATCAATGACATTCCGTCACGTCGGCGCCCTGACGGCCGCGGCGAAGCGAACGCCGGATCGGTCGTGCGATGCGAGTGATTCATTGTTCGAAACACCATGCCGGGCAAGCGGTACAGAGCCTGAGGATTGACCATGAAATAAAAAAGTCCGCCACAGGAACCGGCCGGACACGGGAAATGCCAGACATGCCCAGGGCGGACTTCTTTCGTCGATGTGTGGGGCAAAGATTCGCCAGAGGCGGTCTTAGCGTTCGGTCCACTCACCGGTGTTGCGGTCGACTTTCCATTTGCGGCTCAACGCTCGCACGTAGTCTTGTTCTGCCTGGGTATCGTTCTTCAGATAGCCGGAGGTCACCAAGTTGTTGATGCTGCGGGGAAAGGCTTGGTTTTCCAGGAAATAGGTCTGGCTCATCGCGTCCAACGAAGCCTTGGTTTGGACGTCCATCTTTTCTTCGCTCTTGGCCCGCATCGGTGCGACCGTTGCCACAGTGGCGGCTGCAACGACGGCAAGGATGATGACGGCGGCGATGACTTCAAGCAGCGAAAAACCTGACTTTTTGCAGCGTTTCATGGTATGAATGCTCCGGTGATTTTTGTTTCGACTAGGCGTGTGAGAAGACCGCAGAAGATCTGCGTTCACTCGAAACCTAGGTCACAAAAATTCAGCATGTCGGCCAAAATTTTGGAAATCTGCCCTCGCCCTGGTGGTGTCCATCCCTTCATGTCAGCGGCGGATGTCACTAGGCTGCCAGCCGTCACGTTTCTAGGCCGACGATCATCACCGCCGCTCCGCCGGTCCATCGTCGCCGCCCGATTTCCTGTTCCGGTTGGTGGAGCGTCCGGTCCGAAAACCCGATTGATTGTTTGATGACGAAGTATGACGTGTTCGCTCTGGGCAACGCCTTGGTCGACATCCAGGCCCGTGTCGGTGACGCGGTTTTGTCCGAGCTGGAATTGGATAAGGGGGTCATGACGCTGGTCGACGATGACCGCCAAGCGGCCGTGTTGAAAGCGGTCGACGGGACGCCCCTGAATCGTTGCGCCGGCGGGTCGGCGGCCAACACCGTCGTGGCCTTGGCCGACTTTGGCGGGTCCGCCGCATTTTTGGGAAAGATCGGCCAGGATGAAATCGGCGACTTCTTTCTGGACGATATGCGGAAACTTGGCATTGGTATCGATGTCGAACCGACCGAAGGTGTGCGGACCGGAACCTGTGCGATTCTGATCACCGAGGACGCACAGCGAACGATGCTGACCAACCTTGGGGCCTCGGCGACGCTCAGTGACCAAGACGTCACCGATGACATGATTCGGCAATCCAAGTATGTCTATGTCGAAGGCTATTTGTTGCCCGGTGATGGCACCAAGCAGGCCGCGTACCGGACCATGGAATTGGCGAAACAGCATGGCGTCAAAGTCGCGTTCACCGCAAGTGATCCGTTTCTGGTGAACATGATCCGTGACGAGATTTGGGATCTGATCACCGGACCGGTCGACTTGTTCTTCTGCAACGAAGAAGAGGCCAAGAGTCTGACCGGTGAAGAAGATCCGATCGTCGCGGCGGGCAAGATTCATGAACACTGTGAGAACGTCGCCCTGACGTTGGGACCGAAGGGTTCGATCATCATGCACGGCGGCGAAGCGTTTCCGATCGAAGGCGTCGTCGTGGATGCCGTCGACACCACCGGTGCTGGTGACATGTACGCCGGGGCGATGTTGTACGGCATCACCAGCGGCATGAATTGGCGCCAGGCCGGCCATCTGGCTTCCCACGCGGCGGCTCGAATCGTGTCGCAGATGGGCGCGCGGCTGGGACAGAAATTCACCGCCGAAGAAATCGAAAGCTTCGGCAAGCTGCCCGTCTAGTCGAACGTCGGGACGACTGAATTCGGCCCCATGTTTTGATCCTGATTAATCCTGCACCGCCCCGCGAACCAGTCGCACCAGCTGCAACTTGCTCGGCGGCGGCAGCGGGTCGGGCGGCCGACGGTCGTGGTGCGACCCCAGGGTTTCCCAACGCAGCACATAGCGTTCGTCGGCATCGGGTGATGCGCCGATGTCGGTTGTCAAGCGATGTTGCATGCCGGGAAAGTCGATCCGCACTCGGCTAAGTGTTGGTGGAAACTCACGTTCAATCGTGACTTTCCGATCGACTGGCCGCAGAGTTCCAGCATCTAAAACGATTCGGCCACTGCCGTGTTCTTGATGCCGGAATCCGACAACGATTGATTTTTCGTCGACCACCTTTGGTGTGGAGACCTTGATGCCGATGAACGGCATTGATCCACGACCGGCAAACAAAATGGGTGCGTCCCAATCGGTGATCGCTTGTGATAACCAGTGGTCCTTGCGAGGCGTCGCAACAAACGCCTGCATGTGTCCATTTGCATCACGTTTGTGATACGCCAACAACGGTTGGTTTGCCCGATCGAATGTCATGCGAATC
Coding sequences within:
- a CDS encoding type IV pilus modification PilV family protein yields the protein MIRCRRNHRRGATLIDVAAGSMLLAVVLIPSVKMLQQNESLHRRSSLRETMLHEAEQLLEQTKIRLTDPSVFDSTFRRSRPVVQNLSLTATDGPPLRATLTTAADTTLPAGMEVITIDALVWRDVNNNRRYDMDEPAESLRTQRAAP
- a CDS encoding adenosine kinase; the encoded protein is MTKYDVFALGNALVDIQARVGDAVLSELELDKGVMTLVDDDRQAAVLKAVDGTPLNRCAGGSAANTVVALADFGGSAAFLGKIGQDEIGDFFLDDMRKLGIGIDVEPTEGVRTGTCAILITEDAQRTMLTNLGASATLSDQDVTDDMIRQSKYVYVEGYLLPGDGTKQAAYRTMELAKQHGVKVAFTASDPFLVNMIRDEIWDLITGPVDLFFCNEEEAKSLTGEEDPIVAAGKIHEHCENVALTLGPKGSIIMHGGEAFPIEGVVVDAVDTTGAGDMYAGAMLYGITSGMNWRQAGHLASHAAARIVSQMGARLGQKFTAEEIESFGKLPV
- a CDS encoding prepilin-type N-terminal cleavage/methylation domain-containing protein yields the protein MKRCKKSGFSLLEVIAAVIILAVVAAATVATVAPMRAKSEEKMDVQTKASLDAMSQTYFLENQAFPRSINNLVTSGYLKNDTQAEQDYVRALSRKWKVDRNTGEWTER
- a CDS encoding UbiD family decarboxylase: MKHRSTRDVVDDLRAGGRLIEIDDPVDPHLEAAEIQRRVYANGGPAVLFHHLTGTPFPAVSNLFGSLDQARYLFRSTLESVRRLIEMKVDPSALPKRPLRYAGVPVTAVRMLPRKVRRGAVMGHQTALSKLPPIKCWPDDGGAFVTLPQVLSSDPDQPNHLMKINLGMYRVQLDGNDYETDRETGLHYQIHRGIGVHHRRALDLGQPLKVVITVGGSPAMSLAAVMPLPEGLTELTFAGALAGRRIRMIVGDHAPVYADADFAIVGTIDPGRTKPEGPFGDHLGYYSLRHDYPVLRVQHVWHRDDAIWPFTVVGRPPQEDTTFGQLIHELTDPIIPTVIPGVKAVHAVDAAGVHPLLLAIGSERYMPYMERSEPQELLTQANAILGNGQLSLAKYLWITDDPDQTLKIHDIASFMNHLLCRVDWRRDLHFQTKTTIDTLDYSGHGFNQGSKVVVAATGAPVRTLGTEVPADLKLPDGFSGPRVVIPGVLAICGPRHGVDSAANDLRRLCESLAGGPGGQPDESLRAWPLITVVDDSEFAAKTIDNWLWLTFTRSNPAVDIAGVGAAIVQKHWGCVGPLVIDARSKDFHAPPLIEDPQVTAKVDARAARGGPLARYL
- a CDS encoding TetR/AcrR family transcriptional regulator; protein product: MASRKMGREMAEKLTDRKRRSVVEAAVKEFQRRGFDNTSMDQIAATAGVSKRTVYNHFAGKEDLFAVIIERIAELADVIPEFEFESKKSAESQLRAIGDNIFAAIGEPEFQDLARVVLSRLINAPHASGALEETTNAITMQVTQWFADAKNAGMLNVPRPKVASSQFIGMLMEYEFWPRLIGVTKQVHQVSPKTYVRDCARVIVNAYAPKP
- a CDS encoding leucyl aminopeptidase, translated to MPNSLPLPTPKLNAVSDLDSRCDCLVVGVASGTDAMPEMPGISAMQRKLIDDWIRRGEISGKCGEVFMVTTGDADVPLIMTIGTGAKQQRSDGFDLAATAIRKLTKRQRQRVVIDAASLAGSDNADAVVAGALAGCETQGIYQQGDPPQFYAPTQIDFLGTGQQQVTTGKIIGDAVNRCRRLVNEPAGILYPESFAARAQKFGNEVGLEVEVWDEHRLESEGCRAILAVGQGSARRPRLVILRHNGAADPNEAPIALVGKGVTFDSGGLSLKPSEGMVDMKCDMAGAATVASVMRAVAQLKIPRNVIGFCGLAENMVSGSSYKLGDVVETRQGTTIEILNTDAEGRVVLADTLDVAVGHQPQAMVDLATLTGACMVALGREVTGLMSNRDDLCGEVRAAADAEGEPAWQLPMFSLYDEKIKSKVADIKNVGEGRWGGAITAAKLLEQFVGDTPWVHMDIAGPAFADSPLPHRDAGATGAMVRTLLRWIQSR
- a CDS encoding GspH/FimT family pseudopilin; its protein translation is MSLIEVTMILIVISGVALIGMTQLDGQWYARRNVRGDAEQLRQALRTIRNTAIEQQADVRVTMDTRNDQWQIDQAAGPMGPAKQWTIALQSTASLRPTRNNVTFYPTGSADRDVQLRLSDGTVTDEVRITAVSGTIQ
- a CDS encoding sulfatase family protein, producing MILRPKVCLSALVLLSLPTGLPWPSPTTTQAQDASSPNFVVFIADDAAWDDFGTYGNETIRTPNIDALAENGLRFDRAYLTCSSCSPSRCSILTSRYPHSTGAGELHLPLPADQVMVTTPLREAGYHTVAAGKWHLGNDAKSQFDRVLDTNGGPGNNGRWVEAVTDRPADQPFFAWLASSDPHRGYQPGAVDPPHDPADVRVPAIFPDTPAVREDIALYYDEISRFDQYIGKVVETLDRQGVLENTVVFVISDNGRPFPHCKTRVNVDGVRTPLVVHWPAGLKATGSTQSLVSVIDLVATMVDLAGVDRPPTFQGVSIRPILNDSDATVRRFAFAEHNWHDYRARERAVITQDHLMIRNDLPELPATPPADGVRSATYQEMQRLRDEGRLTGPPTDVFMVPRPRFALYDVAADPHCLDNLYDRPANESVQQSLRSALDAFADLTADNFDGNAEGLTPDGFDRDTGLRLPANQRSSGSKRKKPTAK